In the genome of Chlamydia trachomatis A/HAR-13, one region contains:
- the hctB gene encoding histone H1-like DNA-binding protein Hc2, producing MLGVQKKRSTRKTAARKTVVRKPAAKKTAAKKAPVRKVAAKKTVARKTVAKKTVAARKPVAKKTAAKKAPVRKVAAKKTVARKTVAKKTVAARKPVAKKATAKKAPVRKVAAKKTVARKTVAKKTVAARKPVAKRVASTKKSSVAVKAGVCMKKHKHTAACGRVAASGVKVCASAAKRKTNPNRSRTAHSWRQQLMKLVAR from the coding sequence GAGTACAAAAGAAACGCAGCACAAGAAAAACTGCTGCCAGAAAGACTGTAGTACGTAAGCCTGCCGCTAAGAAGACGGCAGCTAAAAAAGCTCCAGTAAGAAAAGTTGCAGCTAAGAAGACTGTAGCTCGCAAAACAGTAGCTAAAAAAACTGTAGCAGCTCGTAAGCCTGTAGCTAAGAAGACGGCAGCTAAAAAAGCTCCAGTAAGAAAAGTTGCAGCTAAGAAGACTGTAGCTCGCAAAACAGTAGCTAAAAAAACTGTAGCAGCTCGTAAGCCTGTAGCTAAGAAAGCAACAGCTAAAAAAGCTCCAGTAAGAAAAGTTGCAGCTAAGAAGACTGTAGCTCGCAAAACAGTAGCTAAAAAAACTGTAGCAGCTCGTAAGCCTGTAGCAAAAAGAGTAGCTTCAACAAAAAAATCTTCCGTAGCAGTAAAAGCTGGAGTTTGTATGAAAAAACATAAACATACTGCAGCTTGTGGACGTGTAGCTGCTTCTGGTGTAAAGGTTTGCGCTTCTGCAGCTAAAAGAAAAACGAATCCTAACCGTTCTCGTACAGCTCACAGCTGGCGTCAACAATTAATGAAATTAGTCGCTAGATAG